The following proteins come from a genomic window of Methanocella conradii HZ254:
- a CDS encoding oligosaccharyl transferase, archaeosortase A system-associated, which yields MSKSHKSRCKSSRKGGVEVSEKAMRISSPTFLLAGIMLLGLVIRSLPALYCIVGGKVIFLDLDAYYHMRRTIYALHHFPAVNNFDSYVDYPYGFYIGWPPLFDIITAAAGLLAGLGRPDALTIEIAASVMPVLMGVATIALTYFIVKDVMNEKAALLAALLMAIMPGAIFRSLFTIVDHHALEVLVSLTMYLLFLRSVSSAKKSGLSISSLRPALVYAIAAGVATACMVFSWDGAPIFISIIVAYAIAQYAYDALHKERSDYLAIAGVILSSMALIIVAPIVATGAKNPKIAFSAFSLSWFHIIYLLSIVFFFIATGVISIVLYKCKARWYTMPAIIIAMAATAATALKLALPDFLTGIELGIAYLGGSIKVMSTIAEAEPLFIVSDQLSLTVPWSFFSIAGPIAVLGLIAYLFSLKDKKLKNAELFLLVWTIIMIILGLMQKRFMNLLAVNVAIFAGFAIYGALELAGLEQYFSNLKKISASRSGSMPATLLGACAAIVLLLIPVLLSSVAMAGSPPIYALDWNEACQWVNYNTPKTSYAYSADIGTHPEYGVMCWWDYGNYILYRAERPAVANNFQTGVEDAARFFVAQDEETANAIMDKRNARYVMVDYRMGSPASGVHSGIFENMAYLAGEDPMSYHDNTATNKAMPDIKYYNTVYYKLFNLDGCGGSVNGHFIDSLKHYRLLYITAGVDPVMVFEYVKGATITGRAAPGSTVELRLKLASPYGQRTYYSQTMAGPDGQYAFVVPYPTSSSSFIKTGAAYTITSGSTSSEAEVPESAIKDGHVIQAQ from the coding sequence ATGAGCAAGAGCCATAAGTCACGGTGTAAGTCATCCAGGAAAGGTGGCGTAGAAGTATCGGAAAAAGCGATGAGAATAAGCAGCCCCACGTTCTTGCTGGCGGGCATCATGCTTCTGGGCCTTGTCATCAGGTCATTACCTGCACTGTATTGCATAGTCGGGGGAAAAGTCATATTCCTCGACCTGGATGCATATTATCACATGAGGCGGACCATATATGCTCTACACCATTTCCCGGCCGTGAACAACTTCGACTCATACGTCGATTACCCGTATGGGTTCTACATAGGCTGGCCTCCGCTATTCGACATCATCACGGCCGCTGCAGGGCTCCTGGCCGGGCTCGGCCGCCCGGATGCCCTCACCATCGAGATTGCGGCTTCTGTCATGCCAGTCCTGATGGGCGTTGCCACAATCGCCCTCACCTATTTTATTGTTAAGGATGTCATGAACGAGAAGGCAGCCCTGCTCGCCGCATTGCTCATGGCCATAATGCCTGGGGCCATTTTCCGCTCGCTGTTCACCATAGTCGACCATCATGCCCTTGAAGTGCTAGTCTCGCTTACGATGTACCTATTATTTTTACGCTCAGTATCCTCAGCTAAAAAATCGGGCCTTAGCATTTCGAGCCTAAGACCTGCACTTGTATATGCCATCGCTGCGGGCGTGGCAACGGCTTGCATGGTGTTCTCATGGGACGGGGCGCCCATTTTTATAAGCATCATCGTCGCCTATGCTATCGCCCAGTATGCCTATGATGCCCTCCACAAAGAACGCTCTGACTATCTGGCCATAGCCGGCGTCATCCTCTCCTCGATGGCTCTAATCATCGTGGCCCCAATAGTAGCCACGGGCGCCAAGAACCCGAAAATAGCCTTTAGCGCCTTTAGCCTATCGTGGTTCCATATCATTTACTTGCTATCCATCGTATTCTTTTTCATCGCCACGGGCGTCATCTCCATAGTCCTTTATAAATGTAAGGCGCGCTGGTACACGATGCCGGCCATCATCATCGCAATGGCCGCGACCGCGGCGACAGCCCTCAAGCTTGCATTGCCTGATTTCCTCACGGGCATAGAATTAGGCATAGCCTACCTGGGGGGCTCGATAAAGGTGATGAGCACCATAGCCGAGGCGGAGCCCCTTTTCATCGTGAGCGACCAATTATCATTGACTGTCCCCTGGTCGTTTTTCTCTATAGCCGGCCCCATCGCCGTTCTCGGGCTGATCGCATATCTCTTTTCGCTAAAGGATAAAAAGCTTAAAAACGCAGAGCTTTTCCTCCTCGTGTGGACCATCATCATGATCATCCTGGGATTAATGCAAAAACGATTCATGAACCTGCTCGCGGTGAACGTGGCGATTTTCGCGGGGTTCGCCATCTATGGGGCTTTAGAGCTGGCAGGCCTTGAGCAATACTTCTCCAATTTGAAAAAAATCTCCGCGTCCAGGTCCGGCTCTATGCCCGCCACGCTTCTCGGCGCGTGCGCGGCCATTGTGCTCCTCCTGATACCCGTATTGCTTAGCAGTGTGGCGATGGCAGGCTCGCCACCGATATATGCCCTGGACTGGAATGAGGCGTGTCAGTGGGTTAATTATAATACGCCTAAGACTTCTTATGCTTATTCTGCGGACATTGGCACTCATCCTGAGTATGGCGTAATGTGCTGGTGGGACTACGGCAATTATATCTTATACAGGGCTGAGCGCCCGGCCGTGGCCAACAACTTCCAGACGGGGGTCGAGGACGCTGCCCGCTTCTTCGTGGCCCAGGATGAGGAGACGGCGAACGCGATAATGGATAAGCGGAACGCGAGGTACGTCATGGTCGATTATCGCATGGGCTCCCCGGCTTCGGGAGTGCACAGCGGGATATTCGAAAACATGGCTTACCTGGCCGGCGAAGATCCGATGAGCTACCATGACAATACGGCTACAAATAAGGCCATGCCTGATATAAAATATTATAATACAGTATATTATAAATTATTCAACCTGGATGGCTGCGGCGGGAGCGTCAACGGCCACTTTATCGACTCGCTTAAACACTATCGCCTGCTATACATCACCGCCGGGGTGGACCCGGTGATGGTATTCGAGTACGTGAAGGGGGCCACGATAACGGGCAGGGCGGCCCCAGGCTCGACGGTTGAGCTCAGGCTAAAGCTCGCCTCACCTTATGGCCAGAGAACGTATTATAGCCAGACGATGGCCGGGCCGGACGGGCAATACGCCTTCGTCGTGCCCTACCCGACTTCATCCTCTTCATTCATAAAGACTGGCGCAGCATATACCATCACATCCGGCTCCACGTCATCGGAGGCCGAGGTGCCGGAGAGCGCCATAAAGGATGGACACGTGATACAGGCCCAATAG
- a CDS encoding GTP-dependent dephospho-CoA kinase family protein, translating to MAYRLTPALRERLKAPFGELYRCKGEECLRGILKGFKSPPKVISIGDVTTYFLLKSGRVPDMCIVDDLTMRLPVDIEVKKGTAHESFMDVRVKNPAGVVTEELIGAIRDNMYSERPVRIYVEGEEDLAVIPACVYAPVGSVILYGQPSEGVVAVRVTEDKKRETCSLMEQMIKE from the coding sequence TTGGCATATAGGCTGACGCCGGCATTGCGTGAGCGGCTTAAGGCGCCGTTCGGAGAGCTGTACCGCTGCAAAGGCGAAGAGTGCCTCAGGGGAATCTTGAAGGGCTTTAAGAGCCCCCCGAAGGTCATTTCCATCGGGGACGTGACCACGTACTTCCTGCTAAAATCAGGAAGGGTGCCTGACATGTGTATCGTGGACGACCTTACCATGCGGCTTCCCGTCGACATAGAGGTGAAGAAGGGCACGGCCCACGAGTCGTTCATGGACGTGAGGGTGAAGAACCCCGCAGGCGTTGTCACCGAGGAGCTTATCGGCGCCATAAGGGATAACATGTACTCTGAAAGGCCTGTCCGCATCTATGTGGAAGGGGAAGAGGACCTGGCTGTCATACCTGCGTGCGTTTACGCGCCCGTTGGCTCGGTCATCCTCTACGGGCAGCCGAGCGAGGGCGTGGTGGCCGTGAGGGTGACTGAAGATAAAAAACGTGAAACGTGCTCCTTAATGGAGCAAATGATAAAAGAATGA
- the ribB gene encoding 3,4-dihydroxy-2-butanone-4-phosphate synthase produces the protein MIQDAIKALQDGQPILLYDFDDREAETDIVIGAEFTTPKEVYRLRRDAGGLICTAIDPVACEKLGIPYMADVLRYAGNSGNGFKAIESIYERAGDIPYDSKSSFSLWVNHRKTFTGITDNDRSLTITKLAEATRKAMNGGHVNFGAEFRSPGHVPLLRAAPNLLKDRRGQTELSIVLARAAGITPAMVMCEMLDGETGRALGKKDAIAYGKRNGLVYVEGKEVVDYFKSIL, from the coding sequence ATGATACAGGATGCGATCAAGGCTTTACAGGATGGGCAGCCGATACTCTTATACGATTTTGACGACCGTGAGGCCGAGACCGATATCGTGATTGGCGCCGAGTTTACGACGCCTAAAGAGGTCTATCGCCTGCGGCGGGACGCAGGAGGCCTCATCTGTACGGCCATCGATCCCGTGGCCTGCGAGAAGCTGGGCATACCGTATATGGCTGACGTGTTGAGGTATGCGGGCAACTCCGGCAACGGCTTCAAGGCCATCGAGTCCATCTACGAGAGGGCCGGCGACATCCCGTATGACTCTAAGTCGTCTTTCTCATTATGGGTGAACCACAGGAAGACTTTTACGGGCATAACGGACAATGACCGCTCTTTAACGATCACGAAGCTGGCTGAGGCCACCAGGAAGGCCATGAATGGCGGCCATGTCAACTTCGGCGCCGAGTTTCGCTCGCCCGGCCACGTGCCCCTCCTAAGGGCCGCCCCGAACCTGCTTAAAGATAGGAGGGGCCAGACTGAGCTTTCCATCGTATTGGCGAGGGCGGCTGGGATCACCCCTGCCATGGTCATGTGCGAGATGCTCGACGGCGAGACGGGCAGGGCGCTCGGCAAAAAAGATGCCATCGCCTATGGCAAGAGGAACGGCCTCGTCTACGTAGAGGGCAAAGAGGTCGTGGACTACTTTAAAAGCATTTTATAA
- the spt4 gene encoding transcription elongation factor subunit Spt4, producing MAKIKGESRARKKGSNLKACRECHSLVEGEVCPSCQSGALSEDWSGYLVIVDPLKSEIAKIMGIKRPGKFALKVR from the coding sequence ATGGCGAAGATCAAAGGAGAATCCCGAGCCAGGAAGAAGGGCAGCAACCTGAAGGCATGCAGGGAGTGCCACAGCCTCGTCGAGGGGGAGGTATGCCCATCCTGCCAGTCGGGCGCGCTGAGCGAGGACTGGAGCGGTTACCTGGTCATAGTAGACCCTCTGAAGTCGGAGATAGCGAAAATAATGGGTATTAAGAGGCCCGGCAAGTTCGCGCTGAAGGTGCGGTAA
- a CDS encoding 30S ribosomal protein S27ae: MAEKKAAKGVSLKSRMYEVKDGKVVRKGQSCPRCGDGVFLASHADRLSCGKCGYTEYKKK; encoded by the coding sequence ATGGCTGAGAAGAAGGCAGCAAAGGGCGTGAGCCTGAAGTCCCGCATGTATGAAGTGAAAGATGGCAAGGTCGTGCGCAAGGGCCAGTCGTGCCCGAGGTGCGGCGACGGCGTATTCCTGGCGAGCCACGCAGACCGTTTATCGTGCGGCAAGTGCGGGTACACCGAGTATAAGAAAAAGTAA
- a CDS encoding 30S ribosomal protein S24e: protein MDIKVLEEKKNPLLQRREVKFSVSHNLGTPSREEIKAKIAAYLNSRPELVIIERMRSEFGKRETRGYAKIYETVERLKSVEAEHIVQRNEKKKEAKKEGEAAAEAPKAEAKPAEPKK, encoded by the coding sequence ATGGACATAAAAGTACTTGAGGAGAAGAAGAATCCGCTGTTACAGAGGCGTGAGGTGAAGTTTAGCGTTTCCCATAACCTTGGGACGCCCTCTCGCGAGGAGATCAAGGCGAAGATAGCCGCCTACTTGAACTCCAGGCCGGAGCTCGTCATCATCGAGCGCATGAGGTCCGAGTTCGGCAAGCGCGAGACCAGGGGCTACGCGAAGATATACGAGACCGTGGAGCGCCTGAAGAGCGTCGAAGCCGAGCACATCGTGCAGCGGAACGAGAAGAAGAAGGAAGCTAAGAAGGAGGGCGAGGCCGCCGCGGAAGCCCCTAAGGCCGAAGCGAAGCCGGCGGAGCCTAAGAAGTAA